From one Solanum stenotomum isolate F172 chromosome 12, ASM1918654v1, whole genome shotgun sequence genomic stretch:
- the LOC125847226 gene encoding uncharacterized protein LOC125847226 yields MSPKSKASASSPRVNDLLSHMLKKVEGSDDLLKGMKDDFSSLNNKVKSHADVIKILQGQLSLLSAQLKPKITMEDDDRGLTVVTRSGNVAIGDVTGNEKAQMREEDKVVEEEETPIHQSIAKGPQKDVEKHNPIPKAMQPLPKISPPFPQRLKKKNEDEKFKKFFSVFKILSINLPLVEALFEMPGYAKFMKELVTKKRRLDFETIEVSHSCSAIMTKELIKKREDPKAFTIPCTIGMLQFAKVLCD; encoded by the coding sequence ATGAGCCCAAAATCGAAAGCGAGTGCAAGTAGTCCACGGGTGAATGATTTACTATCACACATGCTTAAGAAAGTTGAAGGTTCGGATGATTTGTTGAAAGGGATGaaagatgacttttcatcattgaacaATAAAGTGAAATCTCACGCAGATGTAATCAAGATACTTCAAGGTCAGTTGAGTTTACTTTCAGCACAATTGAAACCAAAAATCACAATGGAAGATGATGATAGAGGGCTGACAGTGGTTACTCGTAGTGGAAATGTAGCAATAGGCGATGTGACAGGTAATGAAAAAGCTCAAATGCGTGAAGAAGACAAAGTTGTGGAGGAAGAAGAAACGCCTATCCATCAAAGCATTGCCAAAGGACCACAAAAAGATGTGGAGAAACACAATCCAATCCCAAAAGCTATGCAACCTTTACCGAAAATATCTCCTCCATTTCCTCAACGtctcaagaagaagaatgaggatgagaagttcaagaagttttTCTCGGTGTTCAAGatattatcaattaatctcCCTCTAGTAGAAGCATTGTTTGAAATGCCAGGTTATGCCAAATTTATGAAGGAGTTGGTCACAAAGAAAAGGAGATTGGATTTTGAGACAATCGAAGTTTCTCATAGTTGTAGTGCAATTATGACTAAGGAGCTGATCAAAAAGAGAGAAGATCCCAAAGCATTCACCATCCCTTGCACCATCGGCATGCTTCAATTTGCTAAAGTCCTATGCGATTAG